The following proteins are co-located in the Gorilla gorilla gorilla isolate KB3781 chromosome 18, NHGRI_mGorGor1-v2.1_pri, whole genome shotgun sequence genome:
- the MATCAP1 gene encoding microtubule-associated tyrosine carboxypeptidase 1 has product MVLDSGAQAYDQAPPSPPTSPPSLRHRLKSSDRDGPPLYPWSQSLALPLALAVPPALQPQPEQQPFSQMLLGHRGHMRRSESTYSVNSTGRRGRGTLGRPPPGRGRNPGGGTLRPAASLPHIAKTQRDAGHIASKSPCMLVALRPTNMDRERDKFFQSHYTYNPQFEYQEPMPTAVLEKYCEASGQFIHQAVGIIEAVLEKFGTYEHFEAATGGQLLTKCQIWSIVRKYMQKEGCVGEVVVQLSEDLLSQAVMMVENSRPTLAINLTGARQYWLEGMLRHEIGTHYLRGVNNARQPWHNAEGRLRYGLRPANPTEEGLASLHSVLFRKQPFLWRAALLYYTIHRAARMSFRQLFQDLERYVQDADVRWEYCVRAKRGQTDTSLPGCFSKDQVYLDGIVRILRHRQTIDFPLLTSLGKVSYEDVDHLRPHGVLDNTRVPHFMQDLARYRQQLEHIMATNRLDEAELGRLLPD; this is encoded by the exons ATGGTGCTGGACTCGGGGGCTCAGGCGTATGATCAGGCACCCCCCAGCCCGCCTACCAGTCCCCCATCCCTGCGCCATAGGCTGAAGTCCTCAGACCGAGATGGGCCACCACTGTACCCCTGGTCTCAGTCCCTGGCCTTGCCCCTGGCTCTGGCAGTCCCCCCAGCACTGCAgccccagcctgagcagcagcCGTTCTCACAGATGCTCCTGGGCCACCGTGGCCACATGCGTCGCAGTGAGAGCACCTACTCTGTAAATAGTACTGGCCGGCGGGGGCGTGGCACCCTGGGACGGCCTCCACCTGGACGGGGACGGAACCCAGGTGGGGGCACCCTGCGgcctgcagcctccctgcctcaCATTGCTAAGACTCAAAGGGATGCAGGCCATATTGCCAGCAAGAGCCCCTGCATGTTGGTGGCCCTGCGGCCAACCAACATGGACCGTGAGCGAGACAAGTTCTTCCAGTCCCATTACACCTACAATCCACAGTTTGAGTACCAGGAGCCCATGCCCACGGCTGTGCTGGAAAAGTACTGCGAGGCCTCTGGACAGTTCATCCATCAG GCAGTTGGCATCATTGAGGCTGTTCTGGAGAAGTTTGGAACCTATGAACACTTTGAGGCTGCCACTGGGGGGCAGCTGCTCACCAAGTGCCAGATATGGTCGATTGTGCGCAAATACATGCAGAAGGAGGGCTGCGTCGGGGAG GTTGTGGTGCAGCTGAGTGAGGACCTGCTGTCCCAGGCAGTGATGATGGTGGAGAACAGCCGGCCCACATTGGCGATCAACCTGACCGGAGCCCGCCAGTACTGGTTGGAGGGCATGCTGCGGCATGAGATAG GCACCCACTACCTGCGGGGCGTGAACAACGCGCGCCAGCCGTGGCACAACGCGGAGGGCCGGCTGCGGTACGGGCTGCGGCCGGCGAACCCCACCGAGGAGGGCCTGGCCAGCCTGCACAGCGTGCTGTTCCGCAAGCAGCCGTTCCTGTGGCGCGCTGCACTGCTCTACTACACCATCCACCGCGCCGCGCGCATGTCCTTCCGTCAGCTCTTCCAGGACCTGGAGCGCTACGTGCAGGACGCCGATGTGCGCTGGGAGTACTGCGTGCGCGCCAAGCGCGGCCAGACCGACACCTCGCTGCCAG GTTGTTTCAGCAAGGACCAGGTGTACCTGGACGGCATCGTGCGCATTCTGCGACATCGCCAGACCATCGATTTCCCGTTGCTGACCTCACTGGGCAAG GTGTCCTATGAGGATGTGGACCACCTGCGGCCCCATGGGGTGCTGGATAATACCCGGGTGCCCCACTTCATGCAGGACTTGGCACGCTACCGGCAGCAGCTGGAGCACATCATGGCCACCAACCGGCTGGATGAGGCAGAGCTGGGTCGCCTGCTACCCGACTGA